The genomic stretch ATAAATACATGAATTTTTTCCATCAgacaaaaataatattttttgcTGTATAATGAAAAGAAAGAAGGGCTTCGTCGTACGTCGTTCCGCTATACCCGTTTGTCGAGCGTCTGATCCAGAGCAAACGGCTGAGATTGTCCGATGGAGTCGATTTTGCAAAATAGCCCTCGTAAATTGCAAACATCAACTCCCCCTGTGCCTCCCAATCTCCCAACGCCAGAAGCCCGAGCAGCCGCCTGCCTACCCTCGCTCCATCGATCTCCGGCGCACGGACCATCTCCGGCAAACGGATCGGCGGCACCTTCTACGATCCCGGGGTGGCACCCGCGGAGGGAAACAGGAGGAGATCCGATTGGCGGCACGCCGGAGTGGAATGGGGAGCTGCTGCGGCGTGCCCGAGCAGCCGTCATACGCTATGGGCAGGCACCAGACGACGCTACCGCGGCGACCATCGGGAGCCACCTCATCGCGACCATCCCGACCGCGACTCCTCTGTAGTTGTGCAGGAGGGGGAGCTACTGCAGGCGGCCTCTGTTCGGTAGTAGGCCGCTGCCGTGCCTGGGGAATTTCAAGCCGCTGCTCGGGGGAGCCCCTCCGCGCCGTGGTCCCTTTGGCTGATCGGATCCACATGGCAAGCGAGCGCCGCCGGAGTAGGCGAGGCCAGTCGCGAAGGGATCTGCTGCCGGGGTTGGTGCCACCGCCATTGGCAGGTGCCCTCACCGATCAAAAAGGTCGTCCGGTGGGGTTGAGCAGCGCGGACGCGGCCAGCCGTGATCCACGCGGTTGCtgcggcgagcgccgccgcaaCTCATAGTGGTGATGGCCGCCGCTCGTGGTCTGGCTGAGTTGCTGCCGTCGGTGCGGAGGGCCGGGCTTGCCGTCCTTAGGGAACGCGCGGAGGCCTGACAGGCGCCAGGCGGTGGGGCTGGCGGCACTGCAGGCGGAGTCCCAAAGCCTCACCACCCTCATCCGCGCGCGTCCGGCGGACTCCCAATGGCGTCGTCAGCCAGCGGTGGCGCCGCCACGGCCAGGCTTTCAAGGGTGCGGCTGCCCTTTACCTGCGACACTCAGTTGCTTGCGCTCGTTTCGCCGGGGTGCTTGTCTCCGGCCCGGCCGTGGAACTGACTATCTTGCATTTGCTTTGCAGCACATCCCTGACGAGCTCCCTGCGAGAATAGGTGCCAGGGAGGCCCTCGTCGTCGGCCCCTCCCCCCGGCAAGGCCAAGCCCTGGCGTGTCGAGGTCGGgtgggacgacgacggcacGTTCCTGGGCGCGGGTTGCCGGACTTCGCAGATGCCTTTCGGCGTCAACGCCGGGGCCGTGTCGTGCTCACCATCCAGACATTCGCCAGCTCCTGTTTCAGGGCGCCTGTTGCTCAACCAGCTACAGCTGCCGGTAAAGATTGATGTTTTCTCTACATGTTGAAATCTCTCACCTGTGAATGCGATGGATGCTTGGATGGATTAATTCTTTTGAGTTCCTTGTGTCAGTTGCCCTTTTTCTTCCCTTGTCAATGCAAACCTCTCTCTTCTTGTACTAGGGTTATCTCCCAACCAAAGAATTAGAATACAGACTTACAGAGATCAGTAATGTTatagggtgtttggtttgaggaattAGGTAGTCCATCATCTTCTCATTCCTTACTTTTTTTTATTGGGTTTATAGAATGGAAGGTGTTGATCCATCATCACTCCAATCCTCGCAAGCTAATAATTAGTACTAGGATTATTTCGCCAAATTTGAGGAATGGACTCATGATGCACCACTTCATCTAGAATAGGTTGGTTGCTCagaccaaacaccccttaatgaTCTGCTTGGACTCTGAAATCCCGATTCTACTATTCCAGCATTGTAGTCACTGTGAATCTAAAAACGAAAGAAAGATCTTGCCATTCCAGAAGTTCAGACAGTGAAGAGCTTCTCActgaatatctccaatggctctcTGGTTTTCAACATTTATAGCCTTATGCTTTTTGTTACACATGATTAATGGATCTCTTATTATTGAAATTGCAGGATTGGTCTCCAAATAAGCTTCACCAAGACTGCAGGATCCTGTACCTTCGGAAGGTCAGTGAGCCCTCCCTCCCTCAGTACGTAGCATTTTTCACTCAGTTTTCTTTGTAGCCATAGTGCGCTTGGGAACCTAATAGAGCTTTCGACTGGCTATGTGCTTGCAAACAATGGAAAATTAGCTTCAAGTTTATGTGGAAGCTTAACTGATGCTTCTCTGCTCGAACATTAAAATTCTTCAGCTATCTATTTCTCAGGTAAAATTTGCATCTATGTGCTGCTATTTGATTCATTGTTGGTTTCTTTTGTGCCCAGCTGAATCATGTTCGTTTCAGGAATGTTGTAACCAGCTCCAGCACACCCAAACAAAGACTTTGCCACTGTGATCCAAAGAGGTAGCCCAATTTAATTCATGAAAAGGAAACAGCCCCTTCTATTACCAATTGCAAATTGTTTATAATTTATAGTTAAAAAATAAGTATGTCTGAGTATTATGGTTGATGTAAAGCTATGGTCAACTTTTTCTTGAGAAAAGTTTACTATGCACTGGGTTTGAAGTTGCATTCACATTCAGAATTACTGATAAAGAATTATATGCAGTAACATATCTTTGCATAGGTTCAGAATTATCTTTGCATAGAGATGATTGGGGATTttgattcttctttttttctcttttgattCTATCTTTGCTGGATGAGAAGGCATTGAATGTTGTCATTTCTCAAGGGATGGCATGAATGGTACCAAAAGGTGCTTTTTAGCTGCAGTTGCTGCCTGCTCTCCTGGAATGGCGTAAATCATTCCTGTGTTCATCATTGGAGCAGTTTCTGAAGTTGTAAACTTCGTCTTGGTCTTGTATATAATTAGCTGTGATCTAATGAGACTATAATCTTTTAGAAACGCGGTGAAGAAATATCCATCGTTTTGAGTTATATAATTTTGAATTTCGGTGACCTAACAGTGCTAAGTCTCTGATATAAAGTTTTTTCCTGTTACCTTCTTAAATATGTCCTTTTACTTACAATCTCAATATTTTCTATATAGTTGAATTATCTTCTATTCTACTATCTTCTCTTCTCTCAGTTAATTATTGTTGCTGTTGTTTTACAACACTATACTTTCCATAGATGACACTAATACTATAAACTCCATAGAAGGCCATCTCAATATCTGAAAGCATGTTTTCTGTTCAAAATCTCGTGGGGAGAAAATTACTAACCATACAGATTTAGATGATTGCAATATAAACAAGCACAATATACGAGAGTCTAAGTGAAATTACCTTTTTGCATCTACTTGCTAACCATGTACACGGTAACAACTATTTAGCCACCACCCATGAGGTGGCAAAATTTGCTAGAGGACACACTAAACTTGTGGTAATTGCTATGGAATACTGAAGGGGGTTTTATTTGCAGACGGAAAGTGTCTGTAGCAATGACCATGATTGTTCGATGTCCTCTAGCAAATCTTCCAATCTTAATATTCTACTCCCTCAGTTTtaaattgtaagttgttttgacAATTCTAGATGTATGATTTCTGCTATGCATATAGATACAcgttatatctagatatatagtaaaatctatgtatttagaaaagcacCAAAACTTATGCTTTCTAAGCcaaaacggaggaagtattaaGAAAACCCAAGTCTTCAATCTATGTCTAATTGTTTGGTGCTACTTGATGCTTTCTACCAATTTCGCGTAAGGATTGAAAGTATGAAACCTGTGCATAATGCCACTCCCTACTGCTTATATTGCTAAaacatttttttcctaaaaactTGTGTAAAGTGCGCTAAATTAAACCTGATTTCCTAACAAGCAGCGACCATGATATTTCTCAACAAGTGGCGATGAGTATTCGGATCCATGTTGTTTACTGTAATGCAGGAAGAGGGAGTCACAATGTATGGCGTATGAAGCTTATAACCCCGCTAACGAGAACAATGTAATCAAGGCCTGTTGCCTGCTGCTTCCACACCCTACCACACATTTTTGCTAAAACCATGCCAAGTGGCACATGATCGAGATAATAAGTGGAGCACCGAGTCGAAAAGGCATGGGTAGCCACATTGACATTTGTGACAAACGTCAAAACGCCTGCCCATGAAATTGTAGACGCATAAATTTAACTAGGTACCAAACAGGAGCATGTCCACGAACACATGTAGCTAAAAGTGcatgactaaaatttagtccctgGATCAAACAGGCCGTAAGCTTCAATTAGCAGACACACCAATCATTCCCGAAATGATATGAGCGACCAGGCGACAGTGACTTCCATTGTACAGAAACCAAATTCAAGCTTATCAGATGTGCTTCTACCAGCTTTCTTCGGCGTGAAAACAGCCTCATTTCTCACAATATTGCCGTCATCTTGCCATGCCCTAACAAAAACTATCAGCTTTCCACCAGCTACAGCAGAGAGAACACGGCGGGAAAGCAAGATGTCTCCTGAATCAGTGACACGTGACTGCTCAACCAAGTCCTCACAGACAAGCAGGGTGACTTTCTCATAATCAATACTGGTGTCAGGAGCACGACCACGGGGATCTCTGGTAACACGGGCACCAAATTGACCATGAAAACCACATCGCCATGACCCACCCATGACACGAACAAAGATTGTGGCCTCCACCGATGAACGAATTTGTCCAAGTGTAAAAAACACTGTGCTACGCTTGCTAATGAAAGCTCTCTCTAACAGGCGCTGACATTGGATTGTAGGAGAGACTCGTAACTGCTCAGCTTGAATGCATAGGATTCTATCGTCAGATTCAGCACTGCCCTTCACTTTTAGCATAACCTCAATGGTCGCAGGATCATTTACCACAATGGCACGAGTAGGGCCTATCAGTTCTAAATATGGATCCTGCGAACCATTACATAAACATAAACAATGGGTAAAGGAAAGGTTAAAAAGAGGTAGAAATTTAGCGGCAAAGTGTCAGCATAACATGTACGGTGTGCGACACAAAAGGATGGACGAAACTATTAACTTAATGATTATGATGAAAAGACCAGGATTGCTAGGCACAAACAACCAGAGCCATCAAGATGTGTACCATTAAAAGTATTTTTATGCCAATGGTTTGCAGATAAAACCTGAAACAATTACAGGCCAGGCTTGAAATGCTTGAAACCATCTAGCACTGGCATGTAAAGGTTTTGGAGTTCTGAATGGTACTTTCAGCATCTAATTAAACAAATGCAGAATGTGTTTTCCTACAGGCTCTGCATGTACTCCACAATTTGGAATAGCTCCCTTATCCCAATATTAAAGATGTAAGAACCGAAGCTAGATGCAAGAACCGAAGCTGATGTGTTGAATCAGTAATTGCCTAATTGGTTTTGTCCAAGTGAACAACACATGTGCCCTCACACAGTAATAtgactattttttttcctgtttgaaaaataaaaaagtgggGGCAACCCCTAAACCTAAAGTGACTCACTGCTCTACCAACTGATGCTCAGCTCTCATATGATGATCTTTACAACATGTCTATCTTAATATTCTTTTCACCTTCTTGCACATAAGTTGATCTGTATAGATGACTCTAATGCAAAGAAAAACCATGGGCTCTGTTTTGTAAGATCACAAAAGGCTGTCATTGACGGAATTGAATGGATTGACTGAGATGGTACATGAGTAAATACAAGTTGGTTGCTAACTTTATACACGAATGCATGGTGATGAAAATTAATAAGGAATACAGGTTCAACTGAAACTTTGTAGAAGATAAGGTGTGATAGGAAGCAAAGCAAGAAACAGCCAAAAGAATGAATGTTGATTAAGAAATGCTGTGAACCTGCTGAGTGAGTGTTTGGCAGTTGTTCCTTGGACGACTGAAGACAATATTGCGTCTTGGTTCAATTGAGTCACGTACAGCAATGATACCAAATACATCGAGCGGAAACTGTAAGC from Setaria italica strain Yugu1 chromosome II, Setaria_italica_v2.0, whole genome shotgun sequence encodes the following:
- the LOC101777384 gene encoding uncharacterized protein LOC101777384; this translates as MVEAALAEWKTEGEADEEMDFGSDDEALRAKYSQFRRFWMALWSNVFGSFDGITHIPAMRYTDDPSPPRHACCCHTLQFFSAKIAEIRGGLQFPLDVFGIIAVRDSIEPRRNIVFSRPRNNCQTLTQQDPYLELIGPTRAIVVNDPATIEVMLKVKGSAESDDRILCIQAEQLRVSPTIQCQRLLERAFISKRSTVFFTLGQIRSSVEATIFVRVMGGSWRCGFHGQFGARVTRDPRGRAPDTSIDYEKVTLLVCEDLVEQSRVTDSGDILLSRRVLSAVAGGKLIVFVRAWQDDGNIVRNEAVFTPKKAGRSTSDKLEFGFCTMEVTVAWSLISFRE